The Chryseobacterium indologenes genomic sequence ATATTCTAAGAAAATTTTTAATGTTCTTCGGATTTATTAGAGATTGTACTGCTCATTAAATCATCTGCCTGTTTGTCTAAGCCTGATCGTAGAGGCAGGAAAAACTTCAATGGATGTTTTGTAAAATATCGGAAAATTTCTTTATAAATCTCACTCACTTGTCCAAAGTTCATTTTCCTTGATCTGAAAGCGAGGAACATGGATAAACTGAAACTTACGAGGAAGTTAAAGAACCCTATTAAAAACACCGTAAAGAAAGATATCCAGAATGTATAGGAATCTACAGAAAAGTCTTTCCCATATAATCCTAGCGCAAAGTTTCCGGCTGCGAAGGTGATGTGCCTGATGTCCAGATCCAGTCCGAAAAACATCCCTACAGGAGCCGTTGCTCCCAAGAAAACACCAAACCAGAAGTTGGAAACGATTCCCGGCCAGTTTTTAGCATAATATTTTGAAAGTCCCTTGGCAAATTTCTTTCCAAAGAAGCTTCTGATTGACAGGTTTTTTGCAATCCTTTCCGGAATCTGATAAAACACGGAATTGTTCCCGATATTTCCCGATATAATCCCGGAAATGAACAGGTAAAAACCAGCAATACTGGCATGAAGAATAGCTTTAGATTTGAAAGGATCAAGATCTTTCAATAATTTATCTGAGCGCTCAACCGCCAGATTCTGTGAGAAAAATACATCTAACCCGTAAATAATAGCCAACGCTATCGGGAAAGCCAGCAATACATTCCCTACAAAGGCAATAAACTGACTTCTGAACAGCTTTGATACTAAATGGGCAAACTCTGTATTATTTCTTTTGTTGTTTCCTTCTTCAGACAATACTTTGGTCATTGTTGCAGCAGTCATTGCCGGCTGTTTTGTGGCCAATGTAAATCCCATCAGGTAAATCATCACGAATCCCATCGCATAGTTCATGGAATATAAAAATGCATGGGAAAAATCACTTCCCGGAATATATCCGTACAGCATTTTCAGGACACAGAGAGCGCCTACAATAATCCCACCACCGCTCGCTTTGTAGAACATTGTCATATATTCTTTACGGGTAGAAGTGATATAATGGGCCCCTGCTTCTGCAGTGTGGTTCGTAATAAGATGCGAAATCAGTCTTGTACTGTCATTGATGAGATCTGCAATATTATTCTTATGAGATTTATAACTCAAAATATTAAAAACCAACTGCTTGGATCTAATCAAAATATCTTCATCACTGTCTATCACCAGCAGTTGCACAATCTCGTAAATTCTTTCAGTCTGTTGGCGAATTTTCAGCAATGATTGGTTGATCTTGCCTGAGATACCGTATTTAGCTGAATTTTTGAAGGCGATATTTACAAATTCAAGACATTGCTCGGTATAGATTTTTATTTGCTTGTACCTGCTGTCCTTAGAATGCAACTGTAATTCCGGATCTTTTACAAGATCTTCTGCCAGGGTTTCCAGCTCGTTCTGAAGGGCTAAAAACGGGTTATCCAGGTTTCGGTATTGCGGAGCCATTCTCACGACTTCCAC encodes the following:
- a CDS encoding recombinase, which codes for MKFFNSSTNFESVLKKYFSFKNETLSLEPFAEFLESVKTADFTDVLNFLRSNPNFAENFKHYIHNIFRGRPFNLSLTEANILSENAFFPELKKRILNKVLPPVENEKTVWFMIDNVSLRPKKDLRYLHNLPENEIDEFLTLIGASDFIIRPNVKKELIFSMNILSWRVTGMAMEVEVVRMAPQYRNLDNPFLALQNELETLAEDLVKDPELQLHSKDSRYKQIKIYTEQCLEFVNIAFKNSAKYGISGKINQSLLKIRQQTERIYEIVQLLVIDSDEDILIRSKQLVFNILSYKSHKNNIADLINDSTRLISHLITNHTAEAGAHYITSTRKEYMTMFYKASGGGIIVGALCVLKMLYGYIPGSDFSHAFLYSMNYAMGFVMIYLMGFTLATKQPAMTAATMTKVLSEEGNNKRNNTEFAHLVSKLFRSQFIAFVGNVLLAFPIALAIIYGLDVFFSQNLAVERSDKLLKDLDPFKSKAILHASIAGFYLFISGIISGNIGNNSVFYQIPERIAKNLSIRSFFGKKFAKGLSKYYAKNWPGIVSNFWFGVFLGATAPVGMFFGLDLDIRHITFAAGNFALGLYGKDFSVDSYTFWISFFTVFLIGFFNFLVSFSLSMFLAFRSRKMNFGQVSEIYKEIFRYFTKHPLKFFLPLRSGLDKQADDLMSSTISNKSEEH